The following are from one region of the Sphingomonas sp. J315 genome:
- a CDS encoding PfkB family carbohydrate kinase — protein MTALSVVGGVYGEECAFPIRRQVFGSAGRAAVALAPYFDAVTLHTVLPDLAAERVIPNFEAYGVDVVRHGGDQFISFEYLHSLAEPLIHPRLSEIMAQPSFHLDGGLVLQFGMLECSPTVRADICVYDPQSPISPKGFRQSGSTADRLAIVANAAEIRLLTRMQVDQGAMHLLKEESAEVVIAKCGLDGARIFTRDGLEGTVPAYRASSVFTVGSGDVFVAAFALAWGKENMTPVEAADYASRSVAAYVESETLPIAPISETLAGSHEPIRLAGGKVYLAGPFRELGQRVIINEARKVLAGWGMEVFSPVHDIGHGPAEAVVEQDLQAIRDCDAVLAIINGSSPGTLFEVGYAVALGKPVFCVAQNMRSNDTKLPAGAGCTIHEDFISALHLLAWRA, from the coding sequence ATGACCGCGCTCTCTGTTGTCGGCGGAGTCTACGGAGAAGAATGCGCGTTTCCGATCAGGAGGCAGGTGTTCGGCTCCGCTGGCCGGGCGGCTGTTGCGTTAGCTCCGTACTTCGACGCCGTGACACTTCACACGGTGCTGCCCGACCTCGCAGCCGAGCGCGTAATCCCCAATTTCGAAGCCTACGGAGTCGATGTCGTCCGTCATGGCGGCGACCAGTTCATCAGCTTCGAATATCTACATTCTCTGGCCGAGCCATTAATTCATCCACGGCTGTCTGAGATCATGGCTCAACCGTCGTTCCATTTGGATGGCGGGCTGGTTTTGCAATTCGGGATGCTCGAATGCTCTCCGACGGTGAGGGCTGACATCTGCGTCTACGATCCCCAGTCGCCAATAAGCCCGAAGGGTTTCCGGCAATCGGGTTCGACTGCCGATCGGCTCGCCATTGTCGCAAACGCGGCGGAAATCCGGCTGCTGACGCGAATGCAGGTCGATCAGGGTGCAATGCATCTTCTCAAAGAGGAAAGCGCCGAGGTTGTGATCGCAAAATGTGGGCTTGATGGCGCGCGCATATTCACGCGTGATGGCCTGGAAGGGACCGTCCCAGCGTATCGAGCCTCGAGCGTATTCACAGTGGGTTCGGGCGACGTGTTCGTAGCAGCGTTTGCGCTTGCGTGGGGCAAGGAGAACATGACTCCTGTCGAGGCCGCCGACTACGCTTCACGAAGCGTCGCCGCCTATGTGGAGTCCGAAACCCTTCCGATCGCTCCGATCTCTGAAACCTTGGCGGGCTCGCACGAGCCCATCCGCCTCGCGGGCGGCAAGGTGTATCTGGCCGGGCCGTTTCGCGAGCTGGGGCAGCGCGTGATTATCAATGAAGCGCGAAAGGTGCTGGCCGGTTGGGGTATGGAGGTATTCAGTCCCGTTCACGATATCGGCCACGGACCCGCTGAAGCCGTGGTCGAGCAGGATCTTCAAGCAATCCGAGATTGTGACGCAGTGCTAGCCATTATCAATGGGAGCAGCCCAGGCACACTGTTCGAAGTCGGCTACGCTGTCGCGCTTGGTAAGCCGGTTTTCTGCGTTGCTCAGAACATGCGCTCAAACGACACAAAGCTTCCTGCCGGGGCGGGATGTACCATCCATGAGGACTTCATCAGCGCCCTGCATCTGCTTGCGTGGCGAGCATGA
- the copD gene encoding copper homeostasis membrane protein CopD translates to MIGVIAGEGVAVALRFLLYLDLMAIAGLLLCAQRTAPAAVSPRLIALLAAIGVVVTAAHFAASAAAMVGGDEALLDTEMLRFIALETSHGKGAVVRLLALGALLVLTVLARSERSPLLPTMLGVVALASLAWSGHAGAGEGATGVLHKASDIFHLIAAAIWIGTLVLLLVAIGRREPAIDEIVPALRHFANTGTAVVGVLIVTGVINLALIADLARPVQLIASDYGQTLAVKIALFLAMLAFAAANRWRFTPQLEHAAGRDMRAIRISLLLELALGITAVLVVALLGTLSPD, encoded by the coding sequence ATGATCGGGGTAATAGCGGGGGAAGGCGTGGCAGTCGCGCTGCGCTTTCTCCTCTACCTCGATCTGATGGCAATCGCCGGGTTGCTCCTGTGCGCGCAGCGAACCGCGCCGGCCGCGGTGTCGCCGCGTTTGATCGCCTTGCTCGCTGCCATTGGCGTGGTGGTCACTGCCGCGCATTTCGCGGCAAGCGCCGCAGCCATGGTCGGCGGTGATGAAGCCCTTCTCGATACCGAAATGCTGCGCTTCATCGCGCTCGAAACGAGCCACGGAAAAGGGGCGGTGGTCCGACTTCTGGCCTTGGGCGCGCTGCTTGTGCTTACCGTGCTAGCGCGATCCGAACGTTCCCCCCTGCTGCCAACAATGCTGGGCGTAGTTGCGCTCGCGAGCCTCGCCTGGTCTGGCCATGCGGGGGCTGGCGAGGGTGCGACGGGCGTCCTGCATAAGGCGTCCGACATCTTCCACCTGATCGCGGCCGCCATCTGGATCGGTACGCTGGTCCTTCTGCTCGTTGCAATCGGGCGGCGCGAGCCCGCGATCGACGAGATCGTCCCGGCATTGCGCCACTTCGCGAACACAGGCACGGCAGTCGTCGGTGTGCTGATTGTGACCGGCGTGATCAACCTCGCCTTGATCGCCGATCTCGCCCGTCCCGTGCAGTTGATCGCGAGCGACTATGGCCAGACGCTGGCGGTCAAGATCGCCCTGTTCCTGGCGATGCTCGCATTCGCGGCGGCAAATCGCTGGCGCTTCACCCCGCAACTCGAACATGCCGCCGGTCGCGACATGCGCGCGATCCGCATCAGCCTGTTGCTCGAATTAGCGCTCGGCATCACTGCGGTGCTGGTGGTTGCGCTCCTTGGAACGCTATCACCCGACTAG
- a CDS encoding RNA polymerase sigma factor — translation MSVGDDGSDAALVSRTLAGDQRAFAILVGRYKRYLYAIIVRLVGDPDEALDLVQEAFVSAHAALRRYDPDRPLRGWLARIALNKARDWRRKERVRAALRALLPIGEGQNVADDAALPDRQLADRSELTSIERRIAGMPARLREVLLLRTIDELTQAQVAELLGISEKAVETRLYRARRYLLDAG, via the coding sequence GTGAGCGTCGGCGACGATGGCAGCGATGCCGCTTTGGTGTCGCGAACGCTGGCAGGGGACCAGCGCGCGTTCGCCATTCTGGTCGGGCGCTACAAACGCTATCTCTACGCCATCATCGTCCGGCTGGTTGGCGATCCCGACGAAGCGCTCGACCTGGTTCAGGAGGCGTTCGTGTCGGCGCATGCCGCGCTTCGGCGTTATGATCCCGATCGCCCGCTGCGGGGTTGGCTCGCGCGGATCGCGCTCAACAAGGCGCGGGACTGGCGGCGCAAGGAGCGCGTGCGCGCGGCGCTTCGGGCACTGCTGCCGATCGGCGAGGGTCAGAATGTCGCCGATGACGCTGCCTTGCCCGATCGCCAACTGGCCGACCGCAGCGAACTGACCAGCATCGAACGGAGGATAGCGGGAATGCCCGCGCGCTTGCGAGAAGTGCTGCTGCTGCGGACGATCGACGAACTGACCCAGGCGCAGGTCGCCGAACTGCTCGGAATCAGCGAGAAAGCGGTCGAGACGCGGTTATACCGCGCGCGCCGCTATCTGCTCGATGCAGGGTGA
- the copC gene encoding copper homeostasis periplasmic binding protein CopC, whose translation MRFLSKSMFAAAIFSLLAVPGIALAHPKLLSASPAANATVKTAARIVLKFSERLTPKLSGATLTMTGMPGMADHPDMKMTGVNSAVGSDGSSIVLTSAKPLPAGTYRVDWHVVGGDTHRITGTHSFTIG comes from the coding sequence ATGCGCTTCCTTTCGAAATCCATGTTCGCAGCAGCGATCTTCTCGCTGCTCGCGGTGCCGGGCATCGCGCTGGCCCATCCCAAGCTGCTGTCCGCGAGCCCGGCGGCGAATGCGACGGTCAAGACCGCCGCGCGCATCGTCCTGAAGTTCAGCGAGCGGCTGACGCCGAAGCTGTCGGGAGCGACGCTGACCATGACCGGCATGCCGGGAATGGCCGACCACCCCGACATGAAGATGACGGGCGTCAACTCGGCCGTCGGCAGCGATGGCAGCTCGATCGTGCTGACCTCGGCCAAGCCGCTCCCGGCTGGCACCTATCGGGTCGATTGGCACGTCGTCGGCGGCGACACGCATCGGATCACCGGCACGCACAGCTTCACCATCGGCTGA
- the cueR gene encoding Cu(I)-responsive transcriptional regulator — protein sequence MNIGTAARLTGISAKMIRYYEEIGLIPPADRRDSGYRDYSDANVHELRFIGRARDLGFSVAEISELLGLWRDRERKSADVKAMAAGHIGKLQAKINSLQAMADTLRDLASHCAGDDRPECPIIAKLNDPSDHPASSR from the coding sequence ATGAATATAGGCACGGCGGCGCGGTTAACGGGAATCTCGGCAAAGATGATCCGCTATTATGAAGAGATCGGGCTCATCCCGCCCGCGGATCGCCGCGATTCTGGCTATCGCGACTATTCGGATGCCAATGTCCACGAGCTACGGTTCATCGGGCGCGCGCGCGACCTGGGATTCTCGGTCGCGGAGATTTCCGAACTGTTGGGCCTGTGGCGCGATCGCGAACGCAAGAGCGCCGATGTGAAGGCAATGGCGGCGGGCCACATCGGCAAGCTTCAGGCCAAGATTAACTCTTTGCAGGCTATGGCCGACACGCTGAGGGATCTTGCGTCGCATTGCGCGGGGGACGATCGGCCGGAATGCCCGATCATCGCGAAGCTGAACGATCCGTCGGATCACCCTGCATCGAGCAGATAG
- a CDS encoding 7-cyano-7-deazaguanine synthase translates to MTKAVLLSGGMDSTCIAYWQRPAYAVTIDYGQRPAAGEVRAAKAVADALGIEHVVVEANIASLGSGDLAGTPASESAPASEWWPYRNQFLVTVAAMKCHQLGVTELMVGALRSDGFHADGTPSFFAAVNELIGQQEGALQVTTPAIHLTAGELVRISETPLEVLGWSLSCHISDIACGFCRGCRKHFEVMGEVFGLPH, encoded by the coding sequence ATGACCAAAGCGGTCCTTCTGTCCGGCGGGATGGATTCGACCTGCATCGCCTACTGGCAACGACCCGCATATGCAGTGACGATAGATTACGGACAGAGGCCTGCCGCAGGAGAAGTTCGGGCGGCCAAGGCGGTAGCTGACGCGCTCGGAATCGAGCATGTGGTGGTTGAAGCTAATATCGCTTCGCTCGGCAGCGGCGACTTAGCGGGAACGCCAGCCTCCGAAAGCGCACCCGCAAGCGAATGGTGGCCGTACCGAAATCAGTTCCTAGTCACCGTTGCGGCCATGAAATGCCATCAGCTCGGTGTAACGGAGCTGATGGTCGGCGCACTCCGTAGCGATGGATTCCACGCGGACGGAACCCCTTCCTTTTTTGCAGCCGTCAACGAGCTGATCGGCCAACAGGAAGGCGCGCTACAGGTCACAACGCCCGCAATACATCTCACAGCGGGGGAACTGGTGCGGATTTCGGAAACGCCGTTGGAAGTCCTTGGATGGTCGCTGTCCTGCCATATCAGCGATATTGCGTGCGGATTCTGCCGCGGATGCCGAAAGCACTTCGAAGTCATGGGAGAGGTCTTTGGACTCCCACATTGA
- a CDS encoding glutaredoxin codes for MVMPKHTCPYGLKALDLLRREGFSVDDHHLTTRSETDAFKVEHGVATTPQVFIDGRRIGGYDDLRRYLGKRVRDKDAVTYVPVIALFGVAAAMALSASWAIEQSLFTVRAAEWFIAFAMCLLALQKLKDVESFATMFLNYDLLAKRWVPYGRIYPFAELAAGILMVTGTMMWLSVPIALFIGTIGAVSVFYAVYIERRELKCACVGGDSKVPLGFVSLTENVMMVAMAVWMVAKPSLLATH; via the coding sequence ATGGTGATGCCCAAGCACACCTGTCCCTACGGCCTGAAGGCACTCGATCTGCTCCGGCGCGAAGGCTTTTCGGTCGATGACCATCACCTGACGACGCGATCCGAAACCGATGCGTTCAAGGTAGAGCATGGGGTGGCGACCACGCCGCAGGTCTTCATCGATGGACGGCGCATTGGCGGCTATGACGATCTGCGCCGCTATCTGGGCAAGCGCGTCCGCGACAAGGACGCGGTGACCTATGTCCCGGTCATCGCGCTGTTCGGCGTCGCCGCCGCGATGGCGCTTTCGGCCAGCTGGGCAATCGAACAGAGCCTGTTTACGGTTCGCGCGGCCGAGTGGTTCATCGCTTTTGCCATGTGTCTGCTCGCCCTTCAGAAGCTCAAGGATGTCGAGAGTTTCGCGACGATGTTCCTCAACTACGACCTGCTGGCCAAGCGGTGGGTGCCCTATGGCCGCATCTATCCCTTTGCTGAGCTTGCCGCCGGCATTTTGATGGTCACCGGGACGATGATGTGGCTTTCGGTGCCCATCGCATTGTTCATCGGCACGATCGGCGCGGTATCCGTGTTCTATGCCGTCTATATCGAGCGGCGGGAGCTCAAATGCGCCTGCGTCGGCGGCGACAGCAAGGTTCCGCTGGGTTTCGTCTCGCTGACCGAGAATGTGATGATGGTCGCGATGGCGGTGTGGATGGTGGCAAAACCATCGCTGCTTGCCACGCACTGA
- a CDS encoding ATP-dependent nuclease, giving the protein MKIEQVTISNFRCFGPEPVTIQFRDDVTAIVGNNGSGKTAIFAALTKLFGISPSLRALRKSDFHVPLDSTGPASGATLSIDCVLGFPELEADDDGEDSATVPEVFTHMATGDEDSPLKVRIRLQATWADDTTPDGTVEDEVRWITTLDDEFTWEECRRVQAVERNYIQLVYVPANRNAFDQVTNLLKGRLWRAARWSNALSEIALKGATDIQTQFDAELPAKFISERLEKRWAEVHQGDTDSKPLMRLVEHEMEQLVRRAEFVFFPDEAAQTRRLDDLSDGQRSLFHIALTAATLEIERDALAQKPADSVFDQEKLRRTYLTILAIEEPENSLSPFFLSRIMMQARDIGKLDGAQVVISSHSASVLSRVEPEEVRYARMEAKTRESDVRALTLPEADSDASKYVRLAVKAFPELYFARFVVLAEGESEAIVLPRLAEAMKFPLDRSFVPIVPLGGRFVSHFWRLLADLNIPYATLLDLDAGRKHGGAGAIAYVVEELAEIGNTLDENSFVLSGDIEVGDVDEIDDQELVDEDQAHVWLKALREEGVFFSSPIDLDFSMLLCFGETYQMKNEGGTGPRTGAQALADKKAVTLKTGGNPDLYDDHWDDEFLWYPYLFISNSKPEIHISALSKIDNDELASDAPPELIKLVKYVRKSVLG; this is encoded by the coding sequence ATGAAAATAGAACAAGTCACCATCTCGAATTTCCGATGCTTCGGTCCGGAGCCGGTGACGATCCAGTTCAGGGATGATGTAACAGCCATTGTCGGCAACAATGGGTCCGGCAAGACCGCTATTTTCGCGGCGCTCACAAAACTATTCGGTATCTCGCCATCGCTCCGCGCGTTGCGCAAAAGCGACTTCCACGTGCCATTGGACAGCACAGGCCCGGCATCCGGCGCCACCCTCTCCATTGATTGCGTACTTGGCTTCCCGGAACTGGAAGCCGACGATGATGGCGAGGACAGTGCGACCGTCCCGGAAGTTTTCACGCATATGGCGACCGGAGACGAGGACTCTCCGCTCAAGGTCCGTATCAGGCTTCAGGCAACCTGGGCGGACGACACGACGCCAGACGGCACGGTGGAAGACGAGGTTCGATGGATTACGACCCTCGATGACGAGTTCACATGGGAAGAGTGCCGGCGGGTTCAGGCTGTCGAGCGAAACTACATCCAGCTGGTTTACGTGCCTGCTAATCGAAATGCCTTCGATCAGGTCACGAACCTTCTGAAAGGGCGGCTGTGGCGCGCCGCCCGTTGGTCGAACGCGCTGTCCGAAATCGCGCTAAAGGGGGCCACCGACATCCAGACGCAGTTTGATGCGGAACTGCCCGCCAAGTTCATTTCCGAACGATTGGAAAAGCGGTGGGCAGAAGTCCACCAAGGCGACACGGACTCCAAACCGCTAATGCGTCTGGTTGAGCATGAAATGGAACAACTCGTGCGTCGCGCCGAGTTTGTGTTCTTCCCTGACGAAGCAGCCCAGACGAGGCGTTTGGACGACCTTAGCGATGGACAGCGCTCCCTGTTCCACATCGCTCTGACGGCTGCCACGTTAGAAATCGAACGCGACGCTCTCGCCCAAAAACCTGCCGATAGCGTGTTCGATCAGGAGAAGCTGCGCAGAACCTATTTGACGATCTTGGCGATTGAGGAGCCGGAGAACAGCCTGTCGCCGTTTTTCCTCTCGCGCATCATGATGCAGGCGCGCGACATTGGTAAGCTGGACGGGGCGCAGGTGGTGATTTCCAGCCACAGCGCGAGCGTCTTGAGCCGCGTCGAACCGGAAGAAGTCCGCTACGCTCGGATGGAGGCGAAAACCCGGGAATCGGATGTCCGGGCGCTAACGCTGCCGGAAGCAGACTCCGACGCCAGCAAATACGTTCGCTTGGCTGTAAAGGCTTTTCCGGAACTGTATTTCGCCCGCTTCGTCGTACTCGCCGAAGGCGAGTCAGAGGCCATCGTGTTGCCCCGGCTGGCCGAAGCGATGAAGTTCCCTCTTGATCGATCTTTCGTGCCGATCGTGCCTCTGGGCGGACGTTTCGTCAGCCACTTCTGGAGGCTGCTGGCGGATCTCAATATCCCCTATGCAACATTGCTGGATTTGGATGCGGGCAGGAAGCACGGCGGCGCGGGCGCGATCGCCTACGTGGTCGAAGAACTGGCAGAAATCGGCAACACGCTCGACGAAAACTCGTTCGTCCTATCAGGAGACATCGAAGTCGGTGATGTCGATGAAATTGACGATCAGGAACTGGTCGATGAGGATCAGGCTCATGTTTGGTTAAAGGCGCTGCGTGAGGAAGGCGTGTTTTTCTCGTCTCCCATCGACCTCGACTTCAGCATGCTTCTTTGCTTCGGCGAAACTTATCAGATGAAAAATGAGGGCGGGACCGGGCCCCGTACAGGAGCGCAGGCCCTCGCGGATAAAAAGGCCGTAACCCTTAAAACGGGCGGCAATCCTGACCTCTATGACGACCATTGGGACGATGAGTTTCTCTGGTATCCGTATCTCTTCATTTCCAACAGCAAGCCCGAAATTCACATCTCCGCTTTGAGCAAAATCGACAACGACGAACTCGCGAGCGACGCACCACCTGAACTGATAAAGTTGGTCAAATACGTCCGAAAGTCCGTCCTCGGATGA
- a CDS encoding copper resistance system multicopper oxidase, giving the protein MVRTMDRRQLLGGVGMGGAALALSQWMPAWARSNSPGLVADLKTVSGEDIRLRIAHQMIHLDGRHGHAIGINGTVPGPLIRLREGQNVRLHVENALDEDSSIHWHGLILPFHMDGVPGVSFPGIKPRTTFTYEFPIVQAGTYWYHSHSGLQEQMGHYGPIVIDPEGDDPIQSDREHVIVLSDYSFMHPHRIFQKLKQMGGYFNHQKLTATDGEAMSAAERMAWGKMRMDPTDISDVTGATYTYLVNGHGPKENWTGLFRPGERVRLRIVNASAMTTFNLRIPGLKLSIVQADGMNVRPVAVDEFQIAVAETYDVIVEPSEDRAYTFVAETVDRSGMGVATLAPRPGMRAPVPPLRKRPLATMKDMGMGGMGGHGAAACTPEHAAMGHCTMPSGDGAEHSAGTAMKHSMRDFSVAPDVAKTPTVQSISPMPVDRMGEPGQGLDDVGHRVLNYRDLVALDRNPDIRGPEREVRIHLTGNMERYMWAFDGEKLSEVGAPIPFTEGERVRVTLVNDTMMTHPIHLHGHFFELVTGHGDHSPRKHTVNVQPGGTAAFDFTADAVGDWAFHCHMLYHMHAGMMQVVTVRPQEDAA; this is encoded by the coding sequence ATGGTTCGAACAATGGATCGACGACAGCTGCTCGGCGGCGTCGGGATGGGGGGCGCTGCCCTTGCGCTTTCGCAATGGATGCCGGCATGGGCGCGCAGCAATTCTCCCGGTCTGGTTGCTGACCTCAAGACGGTGTCCGGCGAAGACATCCGGCTGCGCATTGCGCACCAGATGATCCATCTCGACGGCCGCCACGGCCATGCGATCGGGATCAACGGCACCGTGCCGGGGCCGCTGATCCGGTTGCGCGAGGGGCAGAATGTCCGGCTTCATGTCGAAAACGCTCTGGACGAAGACAGCTCGATTCATTGGCACGGCCTGATCCTCCCCTTTCACATGGACGGGGTGCCGGGGGTCAGCTTTCCTGGGATCAAGCCACGCACCACCTTTACCTACGAGTTCCCGATCGTTCAGGCAGGCACCTACTGGTATCACAGCCATTCGGGGTTGCAGGAGCAGATGGGCCATTACGGCCCGATCGTGATCGATCCCGAAGGCGATGATCCGATCCAGTCCGATCGCGAGCATGTGATCGTGCTGTCCGACTACAGCTTCATGCATCCGCACCGGATCTTCCAGAAGCTCAAGCAGATGGGCGGTTACTTCAACCACCAGAAGCTGACCGCGACCGACGGCGAAGCGATGTCGGCCGCCGAGCGGATGGCCTGGGGCAAGATGCGGATGGACCCGACCGATATTTCTGACGTCACCGGCGCGACATACACTTACCTCGTCAACGGCCATGGCCCGAAAGAGAACTGGACCGGCCTGTTTCGACCGGGCGAGCGGGTGCGGCTGCGCATCGTCAATGCGTCGGCGATGACGACATTCAACCTGCGCATTCCGGGGCTGAAGCTCAGCATCGTGCAGGCGGACGGAATGAATGTGCGCCCCGTTGCGGTCGACGAGTTCCAGATCGCGGTCGCAGAAACCTATGACGTGATCGTCGAGCCGAGCGAGGACCGCGCCTACACCTTCGTCGCCGAGACGGTTGATCGCTCGGGAATGGGGGTCGCGACGCTGGCACCTCGGCCCGGCATGCGCGCACCGGTGCCACCGCTGCGCAAGCGACCGCTGGCGACGATGAAGGATATGGGAATGGGTGGCATGGGCGGTCATGGCGCTGCCGCCTGCACGCCTGAGCATGCGGCCATGGGCCATTGCACGATGCCAAGCGGCGACGGCGCGGAACACAGCGCTGGCACCGCGATGAAGCATTCGATGCGCGATTTCTCGGTCGCGCCTGACGTTGCCAAGACGCCGACGGTCCAGTCGATCTCGCCGATGCCAGTCGATCGGATGGGCGAACCTGGACAGGGGCTGGACGATGTCGGCCATCGCGTTCTCAATTATCGTGATCTGGTCGCGCTCGATCGAAACCCCGACATTCGCGGCCCTGAGCGCGAAGTGCGCATCCACCTGACCGGCAATATGGAACGCTATATGTGGGCATTCGATGGCGAGAAGCTGTCCGAGGTTGGCGCCCCGATCCCGTTCACCGAAGGCGAACGCGTCCGGGTCACCCTGGTCAACGACACGATGATGACCCACCCGATCCATCTGCACGGACATTTCTTCGAGCTGGTGACGGGGCATGGCGACCATTCGCCGCGCAAGCACACCGTCAACGTTCAGCCTGGCGGCACCGCTGCCTTCGACTTCACCGCCGACGCAGTGGGCGACTGGGCGTTCCACTGCCACATGCTCTATCACATGCATGCCGGGATGATGCAGGTCGTGACCGTGCGCCCGCAGGAGGACGCGGCATGA
- a CDS encoding nuclear transport factor 2 family protein, whose product MTLALVGLSKTPLAIATTAEDIAAVQPPIATVDRFHLALAEGRVEAALRLLSDDVLIYESGRAERSKAEYANHHLKADAEFAGATQRKLVKRTFWIGAESAWVTSETETTGTLKGKTLALTGTETMILRRTAGVWKIVHIHWSSATKR is encoded by the coding sequence ATGACGCTGGCGCTTGTCGGCTTGAGCAAGACACCACTCGCAATCGCCACAACCGCTGAGGACATCGCCGCCGTCCAACCACCAATCGCGACGGTGGACAGGTTTCACTTAGCGTTGGCTGAGGGGAGAGTCGAAGCCGCGCTCAGGCTGCTGAGCGACGATGTGCTGATCTACGAGTCCGGTCGGGCAGAGCGCAGCAAGGCGGAATATGCGAACCATCATCTTAAAGCGGACGCCGAGTTCGCGGGCGCGACCCAACGCAAGCTGGTGAAGCGTACGTTCTGGATCGGAGCCGAGTCCGCCTGGGTCACCAGCGAAACCGAGACGACCGGCACTTTGAAGGGGAAAACGCTTGCCCTTACCGGCACGGAGACGATGATCCTGCGTCGAACGGCTGGCGTGTGGAAGATCGTCCATATTCACTGGTCATCGGCGACCAAGCGCTAG
- a CDS encoding periplasmic heavy metal sensor, with protein MIRRRAGLALIAFVAALCGALVAHFLIPDPVKPSVDIHAVLHERLNLDAEQAKKLEVLERDFAEQRRSLEARMRADNRRLAAAIQAEHRNGPAVEAAIDATHMTMGELQKATVAHVFAMRALLRDDQVGVFDEAVTKALVEAPK; from the coding sequence ATGATCCGCCGTCGCGCCGGACTCGCGTTGATTGCGTTTGTTGCTGCGCTGTGCGGCGCGCTGGTCGCGCATTTTCTGATCCCTGACCCCGTCAAACCCTCGGTCGATATTCACGCCGTGCTCCACGAACGGCTGAACCTTGACGCCGAGCAGGCGAAAAAGCTGGAGGTTCTGGAGCGCGATTTCGCGGAGCAGCGACGGTCGCTCGAGGCGCGGATGCGCGCAGACAATCGTCGGCTCGCCGCCGCAATCCAGGCGGAGCACCGCAACGGCCCTGCGGTCGAGGCGGCGATCGACGCCACACACATGACGATGGGCGAGCTTCAAAAAGCGACCGTCGCGCATGTCTTCGCTATGCGCGCGTTGCTGCGGGACGACCAGGTCGGGGTGTTCGATGAGGCTGTGACCAAGGCGCTTGTCGAAGCGCCCAAGTGA